One region of Quercus lobata isolate SW786 chromosome 2, ValleyOak3.0 Primary Assembly, whole genome shotgun sequence genomic DNA includes:
- the LOC115974648 gene encoding pentatricopeptide repeat-containing protein At2g01860 isoform X2 — MDCTFSTISLYPISWGRNGRVALMASAHSSTRRRLPKNLQYPRRTKLPPDFGVNLFLKKANKSKSPTDPSLTDLINSQKPHLAVEEDTQEEEEEEEHNQEGDGEDGIVWDSDEIEAISSLFQGRIPQKPGKLNRERPLPLPLPHKLRPIGLPTPKNNVKLVSPMAVSSRVSLSNKVYKNPGVLIGIAREIRSLSSEADVSVILNKWARFLRKGSLSLTIRELGHLGLPERALQTFCWAQKQPQLFPDDRVLASTVEVLARNHELKMPFNLEKFTSLASRGVIEAMVRGFIRGGSLRLARKVLLVAKDGKRMLDSSVYAKLILELGKHPDKQMLVVALLDELGEREDFSLSQQDCTAIMKVCIKLRKFEIVESLFNWFKQSGRDPSVVLYTTLIHSRYSEKKYREALAVVWEMEASNCLIDLPAYRVVIRLFVALNDLSRAVRYFSKLKEAGFSPTYDIYRDMIKIYMISGRLAKCKEVCKEAELAGFKLDRETTSWLLQFERDKSNGRDYQMHPHLWNRLYHQDSDG, encoded by the exons ATGGATTGCACATTCTCTACCATTAGTCTATATCCCATCTCATGGGGAAGAAATGGCAGGGTAGCTTTGATGGCCTCTGCCCATTCAAGTACTAGGAGAAGATTGCCCAAGAACCTTCAGTATCCACGGCGCACCAAGCTTCCTCCGGACTTTGGTGTTAATTTATTCTTGAAGAAGGccaacaaaagcaaaagccCCACTGACCCATCTCTAACTGATTTGATAAATAGTCAAAAACCTCACTTGGCAGTAGAAGAAGATacccaagaagaagaagaagaagaagaacataaCCAAGAAGGAGACGGAGAAGATGGTATTGTTTGGGATTCAGATGAGATTGAAGCTATTTCATCCCTTTTCCAAGGGAGAATACCTCAGAAACCTGGAAAGTTGAATAGAGAAAGGCCACTTCCACTCCCACTTCCCCATAAGCTTAGACCTATAGGACTTCCTACACCAAAGAATAATGTTAAATTAGTTTCTCCAATGGCAGTTTCTTCACGTGTATCCTTATCCAACAAAGTGTACAAAAATCCTGGTGTTCTTATTGGTATAGCCAGAGAAATTAGAAGCCTTAGTTCAGAGGCAGATGTGTCTGTCATTCTCAACAAGTGGGCTAGATTTTTAAGGAAAGGATCCTTGTCATTAACAATTCGGGAATTGGGTCACCTGGGTCTTCCTGAGAGAGCTTTACAGACATTCTGTTGGGCTCAGAAACAACCTCAGCTTTTCCCGGATGATCGGGTATTGGCTTCGACAGTTGAGGTCCTGGCAAGGAATCATGAGCTGAAGATGCCATTCAATTTAGAAAAGTTCACTTCTTTGGCGAGTCGGGGTGTGATCGAGGCAATGGTGAGAGGGTTCATTAGAGGAGGAAGCTTGCGTCTTGCAAGGAAGGTTCTTTTGGTAGCCAAGGATGGTAAAAGAATGTTGGATTCTAGTGTTTATGCAAAGTTAAtattggagcttgggaagcacCCGGATAAACAAATGCTTGTTGTGGCCTTACTGGATGAACTTGGGGAAAGAGAGGATTTCAGTTTAAGCCAACAGGACTGTACAGCTATCATGAAAGTTTGCATTAAGCTTAGGAAATTTGAAATTGTAGAGAGTCTGTTTAATTGGTTCAAACAATCTGGGCGTGATCCAAGTGTTGTTTTGTACACTACTTTGATTCATAGCCGTTATTCAGAGAAGAAGTACAGGGAGGCATTGGCTGTGGTTTGGGAAATGGAGGCTTCTAACTGTCTCATTGATCTTCCAGCTTATCGTGTGGTAATTAGGCTTTTTGTTGCTTTGAATGATCTCTCAAGAGCTGTAAGATACTTTTCGAAGCTTAAAGAAGCAGGCTTCTCTCCCACATATGACATATACCGGGACATGATTAAAATTTACATGATTTCTGGGAGGCTGGCCAAGTGTAAGGAGGTCTGTAAGGAGGCAGAGCTGGCAGGATTCAAGTTGGATAGAGAAACAACATCATGGTTGTTGCAATTTGAAAGAGATAAAAG TAATGGCAGAGACTATCAAATGCACCCACACTTATGGAACAGGTTGTATCACCAGGACAGTGATGGCTAA
- the LOC115974652 gene encoding uncharacterized protein LOC115974652, with amino-acid sequence MGNKKRTNVDKRDIVKWTERWDDFFVEALVRQQSMGNRIDKVFTTKAYDNIVKELREKIGKPFEKDHLKNRMKTLKHNFNECYDLFKDTNGFTWSSETKMWTAKPEVWKALIKVKPGAKKWMTTPIANYDKLLLLFAKERDFARGSKVDAHQHGTSRNGSLLYDINQVTSQNEITLTLEDLNDMNDGTNQLPPPIEANSQADSQPPSQSATSLKGKKRKAPRDVCEGNVYQRKTDVFAREFESIREAIKDVAQAIREGNVIAERGRPRVYSEQEVFTELVKIGVDVQMRYKAYTFLIANAGRVRAFFGCPAEERKEFLLQLMYSPP; translated from the exons ATGGGAAACAAAAAAAGGACTAATGTCGATAAAAGGGACATAGTAAAGTGGACAGAACGTTGGGATGACTTTTTTGTTGAAGCACTTGTTCGCCAACAAAGCATGGGAAACAGAATTGACAAGGTTTTCACTACAAAAGCATATGATAATATAGTGAAAGAACTGCGTGAAAAGATTGGCAAGCCATTTGAAAAAGATCACTTGAAGAATCGAATGAAAACTCTTAAACATAATTTCAATGAGTGTTATGACCTTTTTAAGGATACAAATGGTTTTACATGGAGTTCGGAAACAAAAATGTGGACTGCTAAACCTGAGGTGTGGAAGGCATTGATAAAG gTAAAACCTGGTGCAAAAAAGTGGATGACTACACCCATTGCCAACTACGATAAGCTGTTGTTGCTCTTTGCAAAAGAAAGGGATTTTGCAAGGGGTTCGAAGGTGGATGCGCACCAGCATGGTACCTCACGAAATGGAAGCTTACTTTATGATATTAATCAAGTGACGTCACAGAATGAAATTACTCTTACTCTGGAGGACTTGAATGATATGAATGATGGTACTAATCAGTTACCTCCTCCTATTGAAGCAAATTCTCAGGCAGATTCTCAACCACCTTCTCAGTCAGCTACATCGTTGAAAGGCAAGAAACGAAAGGCTCCAAGGGATGTATGTGAGGGAAATGTTTATCAAAGGAAAACAGATGTTTTTGCGAGGGAGTTTGAAAGTATAAGGGAAGCAATAAAAGACGTCGCACAGGCAATCAGGGAGGGAAATGTTATTGCGGAAAGAGGCCGACCACGTGTGTACTCAGAACAAGAAGTTTTCACAGAATTGGTGAAGATTGGTGTTGATGTGCAAATGCGCTATAAGGCCTACACTTTCCTTATTGCAAATGCTGGAAGGGTGAGGGCATTCTTTGGTTGCCCAGCTGAGGAACGTAAGGAATTTTTGCTCCAGCTGATGTATAGTCCCCCATAA
- the LOC115959896 gene encoding uncharacterized protein LOC115959896: MVDEVINRLENMKLTTEKEEVIVVSDEERKDEIESCAQSLIGKFLTCKPFNKRAAYNTLKKVWGLHNGVQIMEAGPNLFQFKFHTEFDMDRVLKGGPWSFDNQALMLRRWQKGMTAKNVKFESVSLWFQIWGAPFDMVSPKVVVEVRRRLGVVEEVERRQKQEHQNLFMKIKVALPIAKPIRKGGFIVGSDGGCTWVTYRYKRLPMFCHYCGLLGHDVRHCAGFFAASKNGGEVECQYGEWLKSMRARSWSPPKGG, encoded by the coding sequence ATGGTTGACGAAGTGATCAATAGACTAGAGAACATGAAACTTAcaacagaaaaggaagaagTTATAGTGGTTTCCgatgaagaaagaaaggatGAGATTGAAAGTTGTGCGCAGAGTTTAATCGGAAAATTCCTTACATGCAAACCCTTCAACAAGAGGGCAGCTTATAATACTCTTAAAAAGGTGTGGGGCTTACACAATGGGGTCCAGATTATGGAAGCTGGTCCAAATCTTTTCCAATTCAAATTTCATACGGAGTTTGACATGGATAGGGTGCTCAAAGGGGGTCCATGGTCATTTGATAACCAAGCCCTAATGTTACGCAGGTGGCAAAAAGGCATGACGGCCAAAAACGTGAAATTTGAGTCCGTTTCCTTATGGTTCCAAATCTGGGGGGCCCCATTTGATATGGTATCTCCCaaggtggtggtggaggtgcgGAGGAGACTAGGGGTTGTAGAGGAAGTTGAGAGGAGGCAAAAACAGGAGCATCAGAACCTTTTTATGAAGATTAAGGTTGCGCTCCCAATAGCAAAACCGATCCGGAAAGGTGGATTTATAGTAGGCTCGGACGGTGGTTGTACTTGGGTTACCTACAGATACAAGCGGCTCCCGATGTTCTGCCATTACTGTGGCTTGCTGGGACATGATGTTCGTCACTGCGCTGGCTTCTTTGCAGCGTCAAAGAATGGGGGCGAGGTGGAATGTCAGTATGGTGAGTGGCTAAAGTCTATGCGGGCACGTTCATGGTCTCCACCTAAAGGTGGATAG
- the LOC115974648 gene encoding pentatricopeptide repeat-containing protein At2g01860 isoform X3: MDCTFSTISLYPISWGRNGRVALMASAHSSTRRRLPKNLQYPRRTKLPPDFGVNLFLKKANKSKSPTDPSLTDLINSQKPHLAVEEDTQEEEEEEEHNQEGDGEDGIVWDSDEIEAISSLFQGRIPQKPGKLNRERPLPLPLPHKLRPIGLPTPKNNVKLVSPMAVSSRVSLSNKVYKNPGVLIGIAREIRSLSSEADVSVILNKWARFLRKGSLSLTIRELGHLGLPERALQTFCWAQKQPQLFPDDRVLASTVEVLARNHELKMPFNLEKFTSLASRGVIEAMVRGFIRGGSLRLARKVLLVAKDGKRMLDSSVYAKLILELGKHPDKQMLVVALLDELGEREDFSLSQQDCTAIMKVCIKLRKFEIVESLFNWFKQSGRDPSVVLYTTLIHSRYSEKKYREALAVVWEMEASNCLIDLPAYRVVIRLFVALNDLSRAVRYFSKLKEAGFSPTYDIYRDMIKIYMISGRLAKCKEVCKEAELAGFKLDRETTSWLLQFERDKRFSYSNQMVPISLVCQ, from the exons ATGGATTGCACATTCTCTACCATTAGTCTATATCCCATCTCATGGGGAAGAAATGGCAGGGTAGCTTTGATGGCCTCTGCCCATTCAAGTACTAGGAGAAGATTGCCCAAGAACCTTCAGTATCCACGGCGCACCAAGCTTCCTCCGGACTTTGGTGTTAATTTATTCTTGAAGAAGGccaacaaaagcaaaagccCCACTGACCCATCTCTAACTGATTTGATAAATAGTCAAAAACCTCACTTGGCAGTAGAAGAAGATacccaagaagaagaagaagaagaagaacataaCCAAGAAGGAGACGGAGAAGATGGTATTGTTTGGGATTCAGATGAGATTGAAGCTATTTCATCCCTTTTCCAAGGGAGAATACCTCAGAAACCTGGAAAGTTGAATAGAGAAAGGCCACTTCCACTCCCACTTCCCCATAAGCTTAGACCTATAGGACTTCCTACACCAAAGAATAATGTTAAATTAGTTTCTCCAATGGCAGTTTCTTCACGTGTATCCTTATCCAACAAAGTGTACAAAAATCCTGGTGTTCTTATTGGTATAGCCAGAGAAATTAGAAGCCTTAGTTCAGAGGCAGATGTGTCTGTCATTCTCAACAAGTGGGCTAGATTTTTAAGGAAAGGATCCTTGTCATTAACAATTCGGGAATTGGGTCACCTGGGTCTTCCTGAGAGAGCTTTACAGACATTCTGTTGGGCTCAGAAACAACCTCAGCTTTTCCCGGATGATCGGGTATTGGCTTCGACAGTTGAGGTCCTGGCAAGGAATCATGAGCTGAAGATGCCATTCAATTTAGAAAAGTTCACTTCTTTGGCGAGTCGGGGTGTGATCGAGGCAATGGTGAGAGGGTTCATTAGAGGAGGAAGCTTGCGTCTTGCAAGGAAGGTTCTTTTGGTAGCCAAGGATGGTAAAAGAATGTTGGATTCTAGTGTTTATGCAAAGTTAAtattggagcttgggaagcacCCGGATAAACAAATGCTTGTTGTGGCCTTACTGGATGAACTTGGGGAAAGAGAGGATTTCAGTTTAAGCCAACAGGACTGTACAGCTATCATGAAAGTTTGCATTAAGCTTAGGAAATTTGAAATTGTAGAGAGTCTGTTTAATTGGTTCAAACAATCTGGGCGTGATCCAAGTGTTGTTTTGTACACTACTTTGATTCATAGCCGTTATTCAGAGAAGAAGTACAGGGAGGCATTGGCTGTGGTTTGGGAAATGGAGGCTTCTAACTGTCTCATTGATCTTCCAGCTTATCGTGTGGTAATTAGGCTTTTTGTTGCTTTGAATGATCTCTCAAGAGCTGTAAGATACTTTTCGAAGCTTAAAGAAGCAGGCTTCTCTCCCACATATGACATATACCGGGACATGATTAAAATTTACATGATTTCTGGGAGGCTGGCCAAGTGTAAGGAGGTCTGTAAGGAGGCAGAGCTGGCAGGATTCAAGTTGGATAGAGAAACAACATCATGGTTGTTGCAATTTGAAAGAGATAAAAG ATTCTCATATTCCAATCAAATGGTGCCCATATCATTAGTTTGTCAGTAA
- the LOC115974648 gene encoding pentatricopeptide repeat-containing protein At2g01860 isoform X1 — translation MDCTFSTISLYPISWGRNGRVALMASAHSSTRRRLPKNLQYPRRTKLPPDFGVNLFLKKANKSKSPTDPSLTDLINSQKPHLAVEEDTQEEEEEEEHNQEGDGEDGIVWDSDEIEAISSLFQGRIPQKPGKLNRERPLPLPLPHKLRPIGLPTPKNNVKLVSPMAVSSRVSLSNKVYKNPGVLIGIAREIRSLSSEADVSVILNKWARFLRKGSLSLTIRELGHLGLPERALQTFCWAQKQPQLFPDDRVLASTVEVLARNHELKMPFNLEKFTSLASRGVIEAMVRGFIRGGSLRLARKVLLVAKDGKRMLDSSVYAKLILELGKHPDKQMLVVALLDELGEREDFSLSQQDCTAIMKVCIKLRKFEIVESLFNWFKQSGRDPSVVLYTTLIHSRYSEKKYREALAVVWEMEASNCLIDLPAYRVVIRLFVALNDLSRAVRYFSKLKEAGFSPTYDIYRDMIKIYMISGRLAKCKEVCKEAELAGFKLDRETTSWLLQFERDKSLSVMAETIKCTHTYGTGCITRTVMAKLDYCIYAIHFHCSSFWFLGANCKRFLP, via the exons ATGGATTGCACATTCTCTACCATTAGTCTATATCCCATCTCATGGGGAAGAAATGGCAGGGTAGCTTTGATGGCCTCTGCCCATTCAAGTACTAGGAGAAGATTGCCCAAGAACCTTCAGTATCCACGGCGCACCAAGCTTCCTCCGGACTTTGGTGTTAATTTATTCTTGAAGAAGGccaacaaaagcaaaagccCCACTGACCCATCTCTAACTGATTTGATAAATAGTCAAAAACCTCACTTGGCAGTAGAAGAAGATacccaagaagaagaagaagaagaagaacataaCCAAGAAGGAGACGGAGAAGATGGTATTGTTTGGGATTCAGATGAGATTGAAGCTATTTCATCCCTTTTCCAAGGGAGAATACCTCAGAAACCTGGAAAGTTGAATAGAGAAAGGCCACTTCCACTCCCACTTCCCCATAAGCTTAGACCTATAGGACTTCCTACACCAAAGAATAATGTTAAATTAGTTTCTCCAATGGCAGTTTCTTCACGTGTATCCTTATCCAACAAAGTGTACAAAAATCCTGGTGTTCTTATTGGTATAGCCAGAGAAATTAGAAGCCTTAGTTCAGAGGCAGATGTGTCTGTCATTCTCAACAAGTGGGCTAGATTTTTAAGGAAAGGATCCTTGTCATTAACAATTCGGGAATTGGGTCACCTGGGTCTTCCTGAGAGAGCTTTACAGACATTCTGTTGGGCTCAGAAACAACCTCAGCTTTTCCCGGATGATCGGGTATTGGCTTCGACAGTTGAGGTCCTGGCAAGGAATCATGAGCTGAAGATGCCATTCAATTTAGAAAAGTTCACTTCTTTGGCGAGTCGGGGTGTGATCGAGGCAATGGTGAGAGGGTTCATTAGAGGAGGAAGCTTGCGTCTTGCAAGGAAGGTTCTTTTGGTAGCCAAGGATGGTAAAAGAATGTTGGATTCTAGTGTTTATGCAAAGTTAAtattggagcttgggaagcacCCGGATAAACAAATGCTTGTTGTGGCCTTACTGGATGAACTTGGGGAAAGAGAGGATTTCAGTTTAAGCCAACAGGACTGTACAGCTATCATGAAAGTTTGCATTAAGCTTAGGAAATTTGAAATTGTAGAGAGTCTGTTTAATTGGTTCAAACAATCTGGGCGTGATCCAAGTGTTGTTTTGTACACTACTTTGATTCATAGCCGTTATTCAGAGAAGAAGTACAGGGAGGCATTGGCTGTGGTTTGGGAAATGGAGGCTTCTAACTGTCTCATTGATCTTCCAGCTTATCGTGTGGTAATTAGGCTTTTTGTTGCTTTGAATGATCTCTCAAGAGCTGTAAGATACTTTTCGAAGCTTAAAGAAGCAGGCTTCTCTCCCACATATGACATATACCGGGACATGATTAAAATTTACATGATTTCTGGGAGGCTGGCCAAGTGTAAGGAGGTCTGTAAGGAGGCAGAGCTGGCAGGATTCAAGTTGGATAGAGAAACAACATCATGGTTGTTGCAATTTGAAAGAGATAAAAG TTTGTCAGTAATGGCAGAGACTATCAAATGCACCCACACTTATGGAACAGGTTGTATCACCAGGACAGTGATGGCTAAATTGGATTACTGCATTTATGCAATTCATTTTCATTGTTCAAGTTTCTGGTTTCTTGGTGCAAACTGCAAAAGATTCCTACCATAG
- the LOC115974651 gene encoding uncharacterized protein LOC115974651, translating to MVIPPPVRPPRITQYLKPYVLKMHFTNKYVTAQVIHSPTATVASAASSQEKALRPSLETTRDVAAAAKIGKILGERLLLKNIPAVAVHLKREQRYHGKVKAVIDSLTEAGVKLL from the coding sequence ATGGTTATTCCTCCACCTGTTAGGCCTCCAAGAATTACACAGTATCTTAAGCCTTATGTCCTGAAGATGCACTTTACAAACAAGTACGTGACTGCCCAGGTGATACATTCACCAACTGCCACCGTTGCCTCTGCTGCAAGCTCACAGGAGAAGGCCTTGAGGCCAAGCTTGGAAACTACCCGGGATGTGGCTGCTGCTGCAAAGATTGGAAAAATATTGGGGGAGCGCCTACTGCTTAAAAACATCCCAGCTGTTGCTGTCCACTTAAAAAGAGAACAGAGATATCATGGGAAGGTCAAAGCTGTCATTGATTCTTTGACGGAAGCCGGTGTCAAACTGCTTTAA
- the LOC115974650 gene encoding transport and Golgi organization 2 homolog → MCIGAFAWQAHPLYPFLLLQNRDEYHNRPTEPLAWWEGCEILGGRDEVAGGTWLACSRGGRVAFITNVLELHTLPEAKSRGDLPVLFLESTKTPKEFAAELIKEAHQYNGFNLIVADISSKTMFYVSNRPKGEPTLMQEVSPGIHVLSNAKLDSPWHKAQRLGLSFKERLAKHGKGEIPLKEMVEKLMRDTVKADESKLPHICSLDWEFKLSSIFVEVDTPLGLYGTRSTAALTIKASGEVSFYEMHLDKDTWKGKTVNYHIQRLKS, encoded by the exons ATGTGTATAGGTGCGTTTGCTTGGCAAGCCCACCCGCTATACCCCTTTCTTCTCTTGCAAAATAGAGATGAATATCACAACAG GCCTACAGAACCATTGGCTTGGTGGGAAGGTTGTGAGATACTAGGAGGTAGAGATGAGGTTGCAGGAGGCACATGGTTGGCTTGTTCAAGAGGAGGGAGGGTGGCTTTTATAACAAACGTGTTGGAGCTTCATACTCTCCCCGAGGCAAAGAGTCGTGGAGACCTGCCTGTGCTTTTCTTAGAG AGCACAAAGACTCCCAAGGAGTTTGCAGCGGAACTGATTAAAGAGGCCCATCAATACAACGGATTCAACCTTATTGTGGCTGATATCTCTTCCAAAACCATGTTTTATGTCTCCAACAGGCCGAAAGGAGAACCCACTCTCATGCAGGAGGTTTCTCCGGGCATTCACGTGCTTTCAAATGCAAAGCTTGACTCCCCATGGCATAAG GCTCAACGCTTAGGACTGAGTTTTAAGGAACGGCTTGCTAAACATGGCAAGGGTGAGATACCTTTGAAGGAGATGGTTGAGAAGCTAATGAGGGACACAGTTAAAGCTGATGAAAGCAAATTACCTCATATTTGTTCCCTAGACTGGGAGTTCAAACTAAGCTCCATATTCGTAGAAGTTGACACCCCACTG GGACTTTATGGCACTAGGAGCACTGCCGCATTAACCATAAAAGCCAGTGGGGAAGTTAGCTTTTATGAGATGCATCTTGACAAGGACACATGGAAGGGAAAAACTGTAAATTACCATATTCAGAGGCTGAAGTCATAA